The Mesorhizobium sp. B1-1-8 genome contains a region encoding:
- a CDS encoding DUF1349 domain-containing protein yields MTFGMAGMSWLNPPPYHEFGDGTLHVRTARETDFWRETFYGFRRDSGHFLHRPVEGDFSAEVTVKGKYEVLYDQAGLMVRLAETHWIKAGIELTDGIAYFSVVVTNDTSDWSLVNIPTGPEGARIRLTRHAEAIRVQYLDVSDGRWRPVRLAYFPVSKTVDIGMMCCSPQREGFEVTFSDFAVGPAISRELHD; encoded by the coding sequence ATGACGTTCGGCATGGCCGGCATGAGCTGGCTCAACCCGCCGCCGTACCACGAATTCGGCGACGGCACGCTGCATGTTCGAACGGCCAGGGAAACCGACTTCTGGCGCGAGACTTTTTATGGTTTCCGGCGCGACAGCGGCCATTTCTTGCACCGGCCGGTCGAGGGCGACTTCAGCGCCGAGGTCACCGTCAAGGGCAAATACGAAGTACTCTACGATCAGGCGGGGCTGATGGTCCGGCTCGCCGAAACGCACTGGATCAAGGCCGGCATCGAATTGACCGACGGGATCGCCTATTTTTCGGTCGTCGTCACCAACGACACCTCCGACTGGTCGCTGGTCAACATTCCCACCGGCCCCGAGGGAGCCAGGATCCGCCTGACCCGCCACGCCGAGGCCATCCGCGTCCAATATCTCGATGTCTCCGATGGCCGCTGGAGGCCGGTGCGGCTGGCCTATTTCCCGGTCTCGAAGACCGTCGACATCGGCATGATGTGCTGTTCGCCGCAGCGCGAAGGCTTTGAGGTGACATTTTCCGACTTCGCCGTCGGGCCGGCGATTTCCAGGGAATTGCACGACTGA
- a CDS encoding aldehyde dehydrogenase family protein, whose translation MLRKNLIDGEWLGEAGSRNINPSNTDDVVGEYASAGPEQAKQAIAAAKAAFPAWSRSGPLARHAVLKKTSDEIMARKDEIGRSLAREEGKTLAEGIGETIRAAQIFDFFAGETLRLSGELVPSVRPGVGVEITREAVGVVGIITPWNFPIAIPAWKIAPALAHGNTVVFKPAELVPESAWTIVDILHRTGLPKGVLNLVMGKGSVVGQAMLDSPDLNAITFTGSVGTGKRVAAASVEHMRKFQLEMGGKNPLVVLDDADLAVAVDCAINGAYFSTGQRCTASSRLVVTEGIHDRFVDALKERLDKLVIGDALDAQTQIGPVVDATQLKQDEDYIAIGVREGATLAFGGERLDRKTPGFYLRPTLLTGATNAMRSSREEIFGPVASVIRVKDYDEALAVANDTPFGLTSGICTTSLKHATHFKRNSEAGMVMVNLPTAGVDFHVPFGGRKGSSYGPREQGRYAAEFYTTVKTAYTFAG comes from the coding sequence GAGGCCGGCTCGCGCAACATCAACCCGTCGAACACCGATGACGTCGTCGGCGAATACGCTTCGGCCGGGCCGGAGCAGGCCAAGCAGGCCATCGCCGCAGCCAAGGCGGCCTTTCCGGCCTGGTCGCGGTCCGGGCCGCTGGCGCGCCACGCGGTGCTGAAGAAGACTTCCGACGAGATCATGGCGCGCAAGGACGAGATCGGCCGCTCGCTGGCGCGCGAGGAAGGCAAGACGCTGGCCGAAGGCATCGGCGAGACCATTCGGGCGGCGCAGATTTTCGACTTCTTCGCCGGCGAAACGCTGCGCCTGTCGGGCGAGCTGGTGCCGAGCGTGCGGCCGGGCGTCGGCGTCGAGATCACCCGCGAGGCCGTCGGCGTGGTCGGCATCATCACGCCGTGGAATTTCCCGATCGCCATTCCCGCCTGGAAGATCGCGCCGGCGCTGGCCCACGGCAACACCGTCGTCTTCAAGCCGGCCGAGCTGGTTCCCGAAAGCGCCTGGACCATCGTCGACATCCTGCACCGCACCGGCCTGCCCAAGGGAGTGCTCAACCTCGTCATGGGCAAGGGCTCGGTGGTCGGCCAGGCCATGCTCGACAGTCCCGACCTCAACGCCATCACCTTCACCGGCTCGGTCGGCACCGGCAAACGCGTCGCCGCGGCCAGCGTCGAGCACATGCGCAAGTTCCAGCTCGAGATGGGCGGCAAGAACCCGCTCGTCGTGCTCGATGACGCCGATCTGGCCGTCGCCGTCGATTGCGCCATCAACGGCGCCTATTTTTCCACTGGCCAGCGCTGCACGGCGTCCTCGCGCCTGGTTGTCACCGAGGGCATTCACGATCGCTTCGTCGATGCCTTGAAGGAGCGCCTGGACAAGCTTGTCATCGGCGACGCGCTTGATGCGCAGACCCAGATCGGTCCCGTCGTCGATGCAACCCAGTTGAAGCAGGACGAGGACTATATCGCCATCGGCGTCAGGGAAGGCGCTACGCTTGCCTTCGGCGGCGAGCGGCTCGATCGCAAGACGCCGGGCTTCTATCTGCGGCCGACGCTGCTGACGGGAGCCACCAACGCCATGCGCAGTTCGCGCGAGGAGATCTTCGGGCCTGTCGCCAGCGTCATCCGCGTCAAGGATTACGACGAGGCGCTGGCGGTCGCCAACGACACGCCGTTCGGCCTGACCTCCGGCATCTGCACGACCAGTCTGAAGCACGCCACGCACTTCAAGCGCAACTCCGAGGCCGGCATGGTCATGGTCAATCTGCCGACGGCGGGCGTCGACTTCCACGTGCCGTTCGGCGGCCGCAAGGGCTCGAGCTACGGCCCGCGCGAGCAGGGCCGTTATGCCGCGGAATTCTACACCACGGTAAAGACCGCCTATACATTTGCCGGCTAA